In Pseudoxanthomonas indica, the following are encoded in one genomic region:
- a CDS encoding amino acid permease, with protein MHSLLRRKSIDQVTVHEEGRRLVPTLSWPHLVALGIGAIVGTGIYTLIGVGADKAGPAVLLSFVIAGMICACAALAYAEMSTMMPAAGSAYTYSYAVLGESIAWIVGWSLILEYSLVVSTVAVGWSGYFVGFLQWISQNTGVDVTLPQALAAGPHAGGVLNLPAIVITFLVAGALMAGTRESATINAVLVVFKLIALGVFIAVALPAFDSNNLHPFMPYGFPKSLSADGVERGVMAAAAIIFFAFYGFDAISTAAEETKNPGRNLSIGIVGSMVGCTLIYLVVALAAVGAMSYTVFGKSAEPLALIMRELGQPTAAFIIGIVAVIALPTVLLAFFYGQSRIFFVMSRDGLLPRGLSKVNARTGTPVAITVFTAILVAALAGVARLDEIAALANAGTLAAFVAVSVCLLVLRVRDPSRPRVFRTPLAWVVGPLAIGGCLYLFWSLPHKTQLWFLAWNVVGVLVYFLYSRRNSVLARN; from the coding sequence ATGCATAGCTTGCTCCGGCGCAAATCCATCGATCAGGTCACCGTGCATGAGGAAGGCCGACGGCTGGTTCCCACCCTGTCCTGGCCGCACCTGGTGGCGCTGGGTATCGGCGCCATCGTCGGCACCGGCATCTACACGCTGATTGGCGTGGGCGCGGACAAGGCCGGGCCGGCCGTGCTGCTGTCGTTCGTGATTGCCGGGATGATCTGCGCCTGCGCCGCGCTGGCCTATGCCGAAATGTCGACGATGATGCCGGCGGCCGGCAGCGCCTACACCTACAGCTACGCAGTGCTCGGCGAATCGATCGCCTGGATCGTCGGCTGGAGCCTGATCCTGGAATATTCGCTGGTGGTCAGCACGGTGGCGGTGGGCTGGTCGGGCTACTTCGTCGGCTTCCTGCAATGGATCTCGCAGAACACCGGGGTGGACGTGACCTTGCCGCAGGCGCTGGCCGCCGGCCCGCATGCCGGTGGCGTGCTCAACCTGCCGGCGATTGTCATCACCTTCCTGGTCGCTGGCGCGCTGATGGCCGGCACCCGCGAGAGCGCCACCATCAACGCGGTGCTGGTGGTGTTCAAGCTGATTGCGCTGGGCGTGTTCATCGCGGTGGCGTTGCCGGCGTTCGATTCGAACAACCTGCATCCCTTCATGCCCTACGGCTTCCCCAAATCGCTGAGCGCCGACGGTGTCGAGCGTGGCGTGATGGCGGCGGCGGCGATCATCTTCTTCGCCTTCTACGGCTTCGACGCGATCTCCACCGCTGCCGAGGAAACCAAGAATCCCGGGCGCAACCTGTCCATCGGCATCGTCGGTTCGATGGTCGGCTGCACGCTGATCTATCTGGTGGTGGCGCTGGCGGCCGTCGGTGCGATGAGCTACACGGTGTTCGGCAAGAGCGCCGAGCCGCTGGCGCTGATCATGCGCGAACTCGGCCAACCTACCGCCGCCTTCATCATCGGCATCGTGGCGGTCATCGCCTTGCCGACCGTGCTGCTGGCGTTCTTCTATGGCCAGAGCCGGATCTTCTTCGTGATGTCGCGCGACGGCCTGCTGCCGCGCGGCCTGTCCAAGGTCAATGCGCGCACTGGCACGCCGGTGGCCATCACCGTGTTCACCGCCATTCTGGTGGCCGCACTGGCCGGCGTGGCGCGGCTGGATGAAATCGCCGCGCTGGCCAATGCCGGCACGCTGGCGGCGTTCGTGGCGGTGTCGGTGTGCCTGCTGGTGCTGCGCGTGCGCGACCCGTCGCGGCCGCGCGTGTTCCGCACACCGCTGGCCTGGGTGGTGGGACCGCTGGCGATCGGCGGCTGCCTGTATCTGTTCTGGAGCCTGCCGCACAAGACGCAGCTGTGGTTCCTGGCCTGGAACGTGGTGGGTGTGCTGGTGTATTTCCTCTACAGCCGCCGCAACAGCGTATTGGCCAGGAACTAA
- the rmuC gene encoding DNA recombination protein RmuC yields MNSQTLLLILVFLAALAVVLQLVMLLRKPSGNPADKLGEQLERALRDEHREGRGELREQLEGLSRQQETRIDGFGRNLADLGTRTDQRLDVLRDSLTEDARKGRLESAESQQRFADNLGQRLSELTQRNEQRIGEMRTTLEARLKELQADNTAKLEQMRQTVDEKLHATLETRLTESFGNVTRMLAQVHQGLGDMTKLAADVGGLQRVLTNVKTRGVFGEVQLAGLLEQVFAPDQYAANVATVPGSSERVEFAVRFPGVSDDGTVWLPIDAKFPREDYERLLDAQEQADVEGVRQYSDALERAIRVQAKEIRKYIAAPHTTEFAIMFLPTEGLYAEVLRRPGLFEAIQREHRITLAGPTTLLALLTSLQVGFRTLAIEKRSAEVWNILGSAKREFGKFADVLDSVKNKLDQASKQIDQTGVRTRAIERSLREVESLPSADAPALTRDSDESKD; encoded by the coding sequence ATGAATTCCCAGACCCTGCTCCTGATCCTCGTCTTCCTGGCCGCGCTGGCGGTGGTCCTGCAGCTGGTGATGCTGCTGCGCAAGCCGTCCGGCAACCCGGCCGACAAGCTGGGCGAGCAGCTTGAGCGCGCACTGCGCGACGAGCACCGCGAAGGCCGCGGCGAACTGCGTGAGCAGCTCGAAGGCCTGTCGCGCCAGCAGGAGACCCGCATCGACGGCTTCGGCCGCAACCTGGCCGATCTGGGCACGCGCACCGATCAACGCCTGGATGTGTTGCGCGACAGCCTGACCGAGGACGCGCGCAAGGGCCGGCTGGAATCGGCCGAGTCGCAGCAGCGCTTCGCCGACAATCTGGGCCAGCGCCTGTCCGAGCTGACCCAGCGCAACGAGCAGCGCATCGGCGAAATGCGCACCACCCTGGAAGCGCGCCTGAAGGAGCTGCAGGCCGACAACACCGCCAAGCTCGAGCAGATGCGGCAGACCGTGGACGAGAAGCTGCACGCCACCCTGGAGACCCGCCTGACCGAAAGCTTCGGCAACGTCACCCGCATGCTGGCGCAGGTGCACCAGGGCCTGGGCGACATGACCAAGCTGGCCGCCGACGTGGGCGGCCTGCAGCGCGTGCTGACCAACGTCAAGACGCGCGGGGTGTTCGGCGAAGTGCAGCTGGCCGGCTTGCTCGAACAGGTATTCGCACCGGATCAGTACGCCGCCAACGTCGCGACCGTGCCGGGCAGCAGTGAGCGGGTGGAGTTCGCCGTGCGCTTCCCCGGCGTCTCCGACGATGGCACCGTCTGGCTGCCGATCGATGCCAAGTTCCCGCGTGAAGACTACGAGCGCCTGCTGGATGCGCAGGAACAGGCCGACGTGGAAGGCGTGCGCCAGTACAGCGACGCGCTGGAGCGCGCCATCCGCGTGCAGGCCAAGGAGATCCGCAAGTACATCGCCGCGCCGCATACCACCGAGTTCGCGATCATGTTCCTGCCCACCGAGGGCCTGTATGCCGAAGTGCTGCGCCGCCCGGGCCTGTTCGAGGCCATCCAGCGCGAACACCGCATCACCCTGGCCGGGCCGACCACGCTGCTGGCCCTGCTCACCAGCCTGCAGGTCGGTTTCCGCACGCTGGCCATCGAAAAGCGTTCGGCCGAGGTCTGGAACATCCTCGGCAGCGCCAAGCGCGAGTTCGGCAAGTTCGCCGACGTGCTGGACTCGGTCAAGAACAAGCTCGACCAGGCCAGCAAGCAGATCGATCAGACCGGCGTACGCACGCGCGCCATCGAGCGCAGCCTGCGCGAGGTGGAATCACTGCCCAGCGCGGATGCGCCGGCGTTGACGAGGGACTCAGACGAATCGAAAGACTGA
- a CDS encoding MlaA family lipoprotein: MHLFRLSTVLLFAALATACASAPPGQTTAVPAATPVVDGSVTAGAQDAVPVPPVAADSPVDSAAVASSDAADGTVTAPTAAEDDFAAIYGGASDAVADPTLPAAAVSPHAYDPWEKFNRKVHTFNNAVDRAVARPLARAYTNVVPRPVRLGVSNFFDNLGQPITAINQLLQGRPKEAGQTVARFLVNSTLGIGGIFDPASDLKLPRRSEDFGQTLGVWGWKKSRYVELPLFGPRTVRDTLGMSGDMPIGVVRQIEMDKVRIFLQGLNLVDTRAQLLSVDSLREGAVDDYALVRDSWMQRRAYQIEGSRKQDEDKDLPDYLNDEDPDPTVPVDAMPMPELVPGS; this comes from the coding sequence ATGCACCTGTTCCGCCTCAGCACCGTGCTGTTGTTCGCCGCGCTGGCTACCGCCTGCGCGTCGGCGCCGCCCGGTCAAACGACGGCCGTACCCGCCGCCACCCCGGTCGTCGACGGCAGCGTCACTGCGGGCGCCCAGGACGCCGTGCCGGTGCCGCCGGTCGCGGCCGACTCGCCGGTCGACAGCGCAGCCGTCGCCAGCAGCGATGCAGCGGACGGAACGGTCACCGCACCCACCGCCGCCGAAGACGACTTTGCCGCCATCTACGGTGGCGCCAGCGATGCGGTGGCCGACCCCACCCTGCCCGCCGCCGCCGTCTCGCCACACGCGTATGACCCGTGGGAGAAGTTCAACCGCAAGGTGCACACCTTCAACAACGCGGTGGACCGCGCGGTCGCGCGTCCGCTGGCGCGGGCGTACACCAACGTGGTGCCGCGGCCGGTGCGGCTGGGCGTGAGCAATTTCTTCGACAACCTGGGCCAGCCGATCACCGCGATCAACCAGCTGCTGCAGGGCCGGCCGAAGGAAGCCGGACAGACCGTGGCGCGTTTCCTGGTCAATTCCACCCTCGGCATTGGCGGCATCTTCGATCCGGCCAGCGATCTCAAGCTGCCACGCCGCAGCGAGGACTTCGGCCAGACCCTGGGTGTCTGGGGCTGGAAAAAATCGCGTTATGTCGAACTGCCGCTGTTCGGCCCGCGCACCGTGCGCGACACCCTGGGCATGAGCGGCGACATGCCGATCGGCGTGGTGCGCCAGATTGAAATGGACAAGGTGCGGATCTTCCTGCAGGGCTTGAACCTGGTGGATACGCGCGCGCAGTTGTTGTCGGTGGACAGCCTGCGCGAAGGCGCGGTCGATGATTACGCGCTGGTGCGCGATTCGTGGATGCAACGCCGCGCGTACCAGATCGAAGGCTCGCGCAAGCAGGACGAGGACAAGGATCTGCCGGACTACCTCAACGACGAGGATCCGGACCCGACGGTGCCGGTGGATGCGATGCCGATGCCGGAGCTGGTGCCGGGCAGCTGA
- a CDS encoding STAS domain-containing protein, with the protein MPAASRASVNREGDALRFEGALDRAAAVALWPQLAGATAVQRIVLTNVTTVDSAGLALLAELAARLRAGGTAPRFEGQPAGFAELCAAYRLTPELEYPG; encoded by the coding sequence ATGCCAGCGGCAAGTAGGGCCAGCGTCAACCGCGAAGGCGACGCCCTGCGTTTCGAGGGCGCGCTGGATCGCGCCGCCGCCGTGGCCTTGTGGCCGCAGCTGGCTGGCGCGACGGCGGTGCAACGCATTGTCCTGACCAATGTCACTACCGTCGACAGCGCCGGACTGGCACTGTTGGCCGAACTCGCCGCGCGCCTGCGCGCCGGCGGCACCGCGCCCCGCTTCGAAGGCCAGCCCGCTGGCTTTGCGGAGTTGTGCGCGGCGTATCGCTTGACGCCGGAACTGGAATACCCCGGCTGA
- a CDS encoding MlaC/ttg2D family ABC transporter substrate-binding protein has translation MQRALLPVMLASALFGATPMLAVAQTAPAQAAPSSASQVVLVNSSRIISNLEKRRTEFKGNPSVLRQYVASEFNNLFDRDYAARLVLGVHGRGAADADVKAFADALSDSLMTRYGSALLDFNTQLKVRVKSESALPGGRGVKVASEMQRPDGEPIPVDYLLRQVGGQWKVFDVMVEGVSFVQTFKTQFDAPLRQKSISQVAADLRAGRTQTNASGK, from the coding sequence CTGCAGCGCGCGCTGCTTCCCGTGATGCTGGCCTCGGCGCTGTTTGGCGCCACGCCGATGCTCGCCGTGGCGCAGACCGCGCCCGCGCAGGCGGCGCCGAGTTCGGCCAGCCAGGTCGTGCTGGTCAACAGTTCGCGCATCATCAGCAACCTGGAAAAGCGCCGCACCGAGTTCAAGGGCAACCCGAGCGTGCTGCGCCAGTACGTGGCCAGCGAGTTCAACAATCTGTTTGATCGCGACTACGCCGCGCGCCTGGTACTGGGCGTGCACGGCCGCGGCGCCGCCGATGCCGACGTCAAGGCATTCGCCGATGCGCTCAGCGACAGCCTGATGACCCGCTACGGTTCGGCCCTGCTCGACTTCAACACCCAGCTCAAGGTGCGGGTGAAGTCGGAATCGGCGCTGCCGGGTGGCCGCGGCGTCAAGGTCGCCAGCGAAATGCAGCGCCCGGATGGCGAGCCGATTCCGGTCGACTACCTGCTGCGCCAGGTGGGCGGCCAGTGGAAGGTGTTCGACGTGATGGTGGAAGGCGTGTCCTTCGTGCAGACCTTCAAGACCCAGTTCGACGCGCCGCTGCGACAGAAGTCGATCAGCCAGGTCGCGGCCGATCTGCGCGCCGGCCGCACCCAGACCAATGCCAGCGGCAAGTAG
- the mlaD gene encoding outer membrane lipid asymmetry maintenance protein MlaD yields MAVRGPRLEFAVGAFLLLALASLLVLAIASTNKRFGIGGGSYELSARFTNLGQLRKQAPVKIGGVVVGQVADIQLDPVKFESIVTLSIDSKFKDLPADTSAGIFTSGLLGENYIGLSPGGDPEVLKPGEEIAFTTPSVDLLQLAGKYMFSGGGGNAGPGDNAPAAGTEPAPADQPTETPTP; encoded by the coding sequence ATGGCCGTCCGTGGACCCCGTCTCGAATTCGCCGTCGGCGCCTTCCTCCTGCTGGCCCTGGCCTCGTTGCTGGTGCTGGCGATTGCCTCGACCAACAAGCGTTTTGGCATCGGCGGCGGCAGCTACGAGCTGAGCGCGCGCTTCACCAACCTGGGCCAGCTGCGCAAGCAGGCGCCGGTCAAGATTGGCGGCGTGGTGGTGGGACAGGTGGCCGACATTCAGTTGGATCCGGTCAAATTCGAGTCCATCGTGACCCTGTCCATCGACAGCAAGTTCAAGGATCTGCCTGCCGATACCTCGGCCGGCATCTTCACCAGCGGCCTGCTGGGCGAGAACTACATCGGCCTGTCGCCGGGCGGCGACCCGGAAGTGCTCAAGCCCGGCGAGGAAATCGCCTTTACCACGCCGTCGGTGGATCTGCTCCAGCTCGCCGGCAAATACATGTTCAGCGGTGGTGGCGGCAACGCCGGTCCGGGCGACAACGCGCCTGCTGCCGGCACCGAACCCGCCCCGGCCGACCAACCTACGGAAACACCGACCCCATGA
- a CDS encoding MlaE family lipid ABC transporter permease subunit, which translates to MPFVAATRSLGRAGLFSLSVLRASRPTRDFFAELTREIYKIGGRSLPIIAVGGAFVGLVLTLQGFRTLSTFGATDALSTLLGLSLYRELGPVLTALLFIGRAGSSIAAELGLMRATDQIKALELMAIDPVAKAVAPRFWAAVLTVPLLTGFFCSLAIAASYFEAVHVLGLDNGTFWSALQNSVDFWDDFGVALLKSAVFGGTSALVAAYVGYHAEPTIEGTSIATTRAVVNASLLVLMFNFVLSALLFRS; encoded by the coding sequence ATGCCGTTTGTTGCCGCCACCCGTTCGCTGGGCCGCGCCGGCCTGTTCTCGCTGTCCGTGCTGCGCGCTTCGCGCCCCACCCGCGACTTCTTTGCCGAGCTGACCCGCGAGATCTACAAGATTGGCGGCCGTTCGCTGCCGATCATTGCCGTGGGCGGCGCTTTCGTCGGGCTGGTGCTGACCCTGCAGGGTTTCCGCACGCTGTCGACCTTTGGCGCCACCGATGCGCTGTCCACCCTGCTCGGGCTCTCGTTGTATCGCGAGCTGGGCCCGGTACTGACGGCGCTGTTGTTCATCGGCCGCGCCGGCAGTTCGATCGCCGCCGAGCTGGGGCTGATGCGCGCCACCGATCAGATCAAGGCGCTGGAACTGATGGCCATCGATCCGGTCGCCAAGGCGGTGGCGCCGCGCTTCTGGGCGGCGGTGCTGACCGTGCCGCTGTTGACCGGCTTCTTCTGCAGCCTGGCCATCGCCGCCAGCTACTTCGAAGCCGTGCATGTCCTGGGTTTGGACAACGGCACCTTTTGGTCGGCATTGCAGAACAGTGTGGACTTCTGGGATGACTTTGGCGTCGCCCTGTTGAAGTCGGCCGTGTTCGGCGGCACCAGCGCGCTGGTCGCCGCTTACGTGGGCTACCACGCCGAGCCCACCATCGAAGGCACCTCGATCGCCACCACGCGCGCGGTGGTCAACGCCTCGCTGCTGGTGCTGATGTTCAATTTTGTCCTTTCCGCTTTGCTTTTCCGGAGTTGA
- a CDS encoding ABC transporter ATP-binding protein: MTAATAAAPLSAPAVRLAGVRLDRGNRTILRDISLSVPVGSITAVLGPSGSGKSTLLSTLTGELPPVAGQVDVFGQAVPERSHALLEMRKGIGVLLQGNGLLTDLTVAENVALPLRTHTRLGDALVRRIVDFKLNAVGLRAAADLYPRELSGGMARRVALARALALDPPLMIYDEPLTGLDPIASGVIMSLIQRLNRTLGLTSIIVTHHVHETLPIADHAVVIANGGLVFTGTPAELENTTDPLVRQFLRGEPDGPIAFDAIQRGATA; the protein is encoded by the coding sequence ATGACTGCCGCCACCGCCGCCGCCCCCCTGTCCGCGCCTGCCGTGCGCCTGGCGGGCGTGCGCCTGGACCGCGGCAATCGCACGATTCTTCGCGACATTTCGCTGAGCGTGCCGGTGGGCAGCATCACCGCGGTGCTGGGCCCCAGCGGCAGCGGCAAGTCGACCCTGCTCTCGACCCTGACCGGCGAACTGCCGCCCGTCGCGGGCCAGGTTGACGTGTTCGGGCAGGCCGTGCCCGAGCGCAGCCATGCCCTGCTGGAGATGCGCAAAGGCATAGGCGTATTGCTGCAAGGCAATGGCCTGTTGACCGATCTGACCGTGGCCGAGAACGTCGCTCTGCCCCTGCGAACGCATACGCGCCTGGGCGACGCGCTCGTCCGGCGCATCGTCGACTTCAAGTTGAATGCCGTGGGCCTGCGTGCCGCCGCGGACCTGTATCCGCGCGAATTGTCCGGCGGCATGGCCCGCCGCGTTGCTTTGGCGCGCGCGCTGGCACTGGATCCGCCGCTGATGATCTACGACGAGCCACTGACTGGCCTGGATCCCATTGCCAGCGGCGTGATCATGAGCCTGATCCAGCGGCTCAACCGCACCCTGGGCCTGACCAGCATCATCGTTACCCACCACGTGCACGAGACCTTGCCGATTGCCGATCACGCGGTGGTGATCGCCAATGGCGGGCTTGTGTTCACTGGTACGCCGGCGGAACTGGAGAACACCACCGACCCGCTGGTGCGGCAATTCCTGCGCGGCGAGCCCGATGGTCCGATCGCCTTTGATGCGATCCAGCGCGGAGCCACTGCCTGA